One Thermodesulfovibrionales bacterium DNA segment encodes these proteins:
- a CDS encoding DsrE family protein: protein LLAKKGFAETLTWQKKDEFSPIADLIKTLIDDFGVKFYICASCVKHYELDKAELVPNSEPKPGPFLVEMLLEREGLTF from the coding sequence TCTCCTTGCGAAAAAAGGGTTCGCAGAAACACTAACGTGGCAGAAGAAGGATGAATTCTCACCCATCGCTGACCTTATAAAGACGCTGATTGATGATTTCGGAGTGAAATTTTATATATGTGCCTCGTGCGTCAAACACTATGAACTTGACAAGGCGGAGCTCGTGCCGAACTCTGAGCCCAAACCCGGTCCTTTTCTGGTTGAAATGCTTCTCGAGAGGGAAGGATTGACGTTTTAA
- a CDS encoding CBS domain-containing protein, protein MIKAKYIMCSRSAIKADKSGREVVFKLMSTGCPGVPVVNERLEVMGIITALDVLKSIKKGTDMERITASEIMSRDVRTADSETPVEELLDTMIEYNLPIIPIVKGKKFLGIVSRLEIIDTYLEPDLYQSFAKAK, encoded by the coding sequence ATGATTAAAGCAAAATATATAATGTGCAGCAGGTCTGCAATAAAGGCAGACAAGAGCGGAAGGGAAGTTGTTTTCAAGCTCATGTCAACAGGTTGTCCCGGCGTGCCCGTAGTGAACGAACGGCTTGAGGTTATGGGTATCATAACGGCTTTAGACGTTCTCAAATCGATCAAAAAAGGGACGGATATGGAACGTATTACCGCTTCGGAAATAATGTCGAGGGACGTCCGGACTGCAGATTCAGAGACACCGGTGGAAGAGCTCTTGGATACCATGATTGAATATAATCTCCCCATTATTCCGATCGTAAAAGGCAAGAAATTCCTCGGAATTGTCAGCAGGCTCGAGATTATTGACACCTATCTTGAACCGGATCTGTATCAGTCCTTTGCGAAAGCGAAATAG
- a CDS encoding cation diffusion facilitator family transporter, giving the protein MENKQSTAIHEDKQLALMSFGLNVSFMVSKFFLYLSTGSIALLAETVHSATDVISSLLVIGGIHLAAKKSERFPWGLYKVENVTAVLTGIFIFISAYEIAKMTYRPPSSPLRNLDVTLVILFLMTIPVLLFYRYELKTARELNSPSLMADAVHWKADLGPIAIVGVGIAGSRLSYPGADRLAALVILMFVIRAGYEILRDSMKSLLDASADKKTLDEIREAARSFAQVKDISSLNARNSGRFIFVHLELTLGMKRLKEAHAVAEAIEREIKRRIQFVERVVIHYEPEKKDYLRYSALLENRQGDLSEHFGSAPFVALWDKSIPDGILRSQEVLENPHATLDKRKGIKLAEFLVEKGVDVIYTREDFAGKGPDHVLSDAEVKVRHTKLIHLKALLEEQQRTDETVEKVLVGSASERGAGTRDM; this is encoded by the coding sequence ATGGAAAACAAACAATCGACTGCAATTCATGAAGATAAGCAGCTTGCCCTCATGTCTTTCGGGCTCAATGTATCCTTCATGGTCTCAAAATTCTTTCTCTATCTTTCCACCGGAAGTATCGCTCTCCTTGCCGAGACTGTGCACTCAGCCACAGACGTGATCAGCAGCCTACTCGTGATCGGAGGCATCCACCTTGCAGCGAAGAAGTCCGAACGTTTTCCGTGGGGATTGTACAAGGTCGAAAATGTCACGGCGGTGCTCACGGGGATCTTTATATTTATATCGGCCTACGAGATTGCAAAAATGACTTATCGTCCGCCTTCTTCCCCCCTCCGGAATCTCGACGTTACCCTGGTGATTCTCTTTCTGATGACCATCCCGGTTCTCCTTTTCTACAGATATGAATTGAAGACCGCAAGAGAATTGAATTCCCCTTCGCTCATGGCTGATGCCGTGCACTGGAAGGCAGACCTTGGTCCTATCGCCATTGTGGGGGTGGGCATCGCAGGCTCGCGTCTCTCCTATCCTGGTGCAGACAGGTTGGCGGCTCTTGTGATTCTCATGTTTGTGATCAGGGCAGGTTATGAGATCCTTAGGGATTCAATGAAGAGCCTCCTTGATGCCTCGGCGGATAAAAAGACATTGGATGAAATCAGAGAAGCGGCAAGGAGCTTCGCCCAAGTGAAGGACATAAGCTCCCTGAATGCAAGAAATTCAGGAAGGTTCATATTCGTCCACTTGGAGTTGACCTTAGGCATGAAGAGATTGAAGGAGGCCCATGCGGTCGCTGAGGCCATCGAAAGAGAAATAAAGCGCCGCATTCAGTTCGTAGAAAGGGTTGTTATCCATTATGAGCCTGAGAAAAAAGATTATCTCAGATATTCCGCACTCCTCGAAAATCGGCAGGGTGATCTCTCAGAGCACTTTGGCAGTGCGCCTTTTGTCGCCCTGTGGGACAAAAGTATTCCGGACGGAATTCTAAGGTCGCAAGAAGTGCTCGAAAATCCTCATGCAACGCTTGACAAAAGGAAGGGGATAAAACTGGCGGAATTCCTTGTGGAAAAGGGCGTGGATGTCATTTACACGAGAGAAGATTTTGCAGGAAAAGGCCCTGACCATGTCCTATCAGATGCCGAGGTCAAGGTGAGACATACAAAGTTGATACATTTGAAAGCCCTGTTAGAGGAGCAACAAAGGACAGATGAAACGGTTGAAAAGGTCCTGGTAGGGAGCGCTTCAGAAAGGGGAGCGGGCACAAGAGATATGTGA